In Streptomyces sp. NBC_00341, the DNA window ACGGCGTGGTGCACTGCGACCTGCATCCGGGCAACCTCTGCCTGGACGGTGAGGGACGGGTCGTGGTGCTGGACGCCGGCTTCGTGGTGCAGCTGCCCGACGCGGTGCGGCGCTCCTTCGCCGGCTTCTTCCTCAACATGGCCCAGGGCAACGGCCCGAAGTGTGCGGACATCGTGCTCGACAGCGCCGCGCGGCTCCCCGCGGACTTGGACCGGGAGGGCTTCCGCAGCGCGGTGACGGAGCTGGTGGACGAGGTGGCCGGGGCGCTGTCGAAGGACTTCGACCTCGGGGCGTTCGCGCCGCGGCTGTTCAAGCTCCAGAAGGATTTCGGCGTCTTCGCCGCGGCCGAGTTCGCCTTTCCGCTGCTGTCGCTGCTGGTGCTTGAAGGAATGATCAAGGAGTTCGACTCCGAGGTCGACTTCCAGGCCGAGGCGGTTCCCGTGCTCATGGCCTCCTTCGCCAAGGACGTCCAAGTGGACGCCGAGCGCCGTGAGAGCGGCCCCTCCGGCGGGTGGGCCGCCTGAGAACCGTGCCGGCCCCGCCGAACCTCGCACGGTCTGCGGCCGCCCGTACCCGCCTTCGTGTGGCCCGGGCCGGACGGCACGAGCCGCCGCGTGGCGGACAACACCCCACAGCTCCTGCCGGACCGGCTGTGCACGCCTGCGGACCAGCCGCGTCGGCGGGCGAAGCGGCACGTCGAGCAGGGGACGGAAAAGGAGGAACGACATGTTGGTCTGTGTGACAGGAGGCACCGGCTTCCTCGGCTCGCACACGGTCGCCGCCCTCGCGGCCGGCGGAGCACGGATCCGGCTGCTGGTGCGCGACCCGCTACGGCTGGCGCCCGCGCTCGGCCCGCTCGGCATCGACCCGGACACGGTGGAGACCGTCACCGGCGACGTCGCCGACGAGGCAGCGGCGGCCCGCGCGGTCCGCGGCGCCGACGCCGTGATCCACCTCGGGTCGGTCTACTCCTTCGACCGCCGGCGCCGTGACGACATCACCCGCACCAATGTGGCGGGCACCGAAGCGGTCCTGAAGGCGGCGGTCCGGGCCGGGACCGGCACGGTGCTGTACGTCTCGACCGTTGGCGCGCTGATTCCCACCACCGAATCCGAGCTGCGCGCCGAAAGCCCGGTGGGGAACCCCGTTGAGCCCTACCTGGCGAGCAAGGCGGCCTGCGAGACGTTCGCCCGGCGGCACCAGGACGACGGGGCGCCGGTCCACATCGTCTACCCCCCGGCCCTGCTGGGCCCGGACGACCCGAGGCTCGGTGACCAGACCGGCCGGCTGCGCGACGCGCTGCGCGGCCTGATGCCGCTGTGGCCCACCGGCGGCTTCCCGCTGGGCGACGTGCGTGACACCGCCGCGGTACTCGGGGGACTGGCCCTCGGCCCGCCGCCGGACAAGCCGGTACGGGTCTTCGGGCCCAACCGGTACGTGACGACGGCCGACTACCTGACGGAGCTCCGCGCGGCGACCGGCCGCAGGCTCACGACGCTAAGGCTGCCGGGGCGGGCCATGCTTCCCGCCGCCCGGGTCGCCGATGAGGTCCAGCGGTGGTGGCCGTGGCACATACCGGCTGAGTTCGGCGCCGCGTACACCTGCGTGCACGCGGTGCCGGTGGCCCGGTCCGCTACGGCCGACGTCCCCACGGCGCGGCCCGTCGCGACGACGATGGCCGACACCGCTCGCTGGCTCCACCGGGCCGGCCTGCTGACGCGGCGCCAGGCCGGTACCGCGGGCGAGCGGAGCGGGTCATGACGGCGGCGGGGACCGGACACGAGCCGGCCGAGCAGTACCACGCCTACCGGCGGACCAGGAAGAACATCACCGGCCTGGTCACCCGGACGCCGGACACGGCCGCCGCCGGCGTGCCCGCCTGCCCCGACTGGACCGTGCGCGACCTGATCGGACACCTGGTCCACATATGCGAGTCGTTCGTCGCCCTGGAGGACAACCAGATAGATCTGCGCCCGTCGGAGGGCGTTGACCTGACCGGTCTGCTGGACCGGTGGGACGCCCTGGACAGCGAGTTGCGCGAGGCACTGGACCGCACCCCCGAACTGCGGCGGCGCATCCTGTTGCTCGACGTGTTCTCGCACGAGATGGACCTGCGCGTCGGTCTGGGCGAGACGGTCGCGCCGTCCGGCCATCCGGCGTTCCCCGGCGCGCTGGACCTGGCCACCATGGGCTTCGGCCTCGCGTTGCACGGAGGGAATCTGCCGGCGCTGCGGATCGACACCCCGGAGCGGGACTGGGTGGTGGGAGAGGGGGCTCCCGTCGCCACGGTCCACGGCCCGGCCTTCGACGTGTTCCGGTCGCTGACCGGCCGCCGCACCCGGCACCAGATCGAGGACCTGCGCTGGTCCGGGGACCCGTCGGTGACCTGGATGCCGGCCTTCGCCTGGGGGCCGTTCGCGCCGCCCGCGAACGAGGTGGAGCCGGTCCGCGGGTTCTGACCCACCGGGCCCCGCGAGCGCCGCGGCAGGACGTCCGGGGCCGCACCGGCCGGGCCGGTGCCCAGGGCGGGGCCGGCGCACGGATGGGCCGCACCGCTGGAGAACGCCCGGCCCGTCGCACGACGGGCCGGGCGTTCTCCTTCGCGCCTACGGTCTCAGGTGCCGGTGATGGCGGGCAGCGGGAAGGGAGCACCGCCGGCCTTCGGCAGACCCGAGAAGTCCAGCTCCGGCAGCGCCAGCAGGATCGGCAGGTCCAGGGGGGTCAGCGGACGCCCGGTCAGGTTGACCCGGGTGTCCTGGTCCCGCCGTACGTTCAGTACCTGGCTCGAAGCCACCAGCAGCGGGCGCCGCTGACCGAGCGGCGGGGGCGGGTCGTCCATGGCGAGCACGGCCGCCCGGATGTACCAGGCGCCCTCCGGCAGGCGCAGCGAGAACGATCCGGGCCCGTCCAGGATCGCGCAGGCGGTCGGACGGCCCTGCACGATGGACTCACGGAACGCACCGACGTAGATCCGTACCGGCTGTGCGGTGCCGGGGAGACGGATGGTGCCTTCGAGCTCACTGGCGGGCCGGCAACCGTCGAGGAGCTGTTGCGGCCCCGTGGCGGCCCCGCCGCTCGGCGCGAGCAGTCCGGCACGGGCCAGCGCCCGGTAGCGGGCCGGGGAGTGGCTCACACTGCGGGTGAAACGACTGGTGAAGGTGCCGAGACTGTTGTAACCGACCCGGTAGGAGATCTCGGTGACGCTGAGATTGGTCTCCAATAACAGGCTCTTCGCCTGGTGCAACCGGACCACGGAAAGGAATCGGCCCGGAGAGGTCCCGGTGAGATTGCGGAACACCCGGGAGAAGTAGAACTTGCTGAGAATCGCGGTGTTGGCGATCTCGTCGAGCGAGAGTGGTTCCTCGTATCGGTCCCACATCGTCGCTATCGCGCGCTCAACGGCGACCTGCATGGCAATGCTCCAAGCTTGTCGATGAATCGAATGCGTCCTGACGGAAATGGCCGAGCAACATCTCAGAACTGACGCTCTGTCGGTGCGATAATGTGTACCGCAAAGATTTGCACGGTGTTTCTCCGAGCGTGCCGATGAAGCGAGTACGTCCTGACTGGACGTGCAGGGCAGCGCCTGACGACCACAGGTCGGCGGGAAAGGGAACCCGCTTTCGGGCGACGACATGAAGTGTTGGATCCCGCTGCGCTGCATCGGGTATCAACACCTGGAGAATTCAGGGCGCACGGACCCTATATCGGAGCACCACCGCAAGGCGGTGGGCGGAACAACAGCTGCCGACCCGAGGGGAGCTGGGTATTCAGTTGTCGCGGAGCAGTTGTCCGCTGCGCCGCCGGGCCGCCCGCTGGGCGGCCCACGACGTGACCGCGAGGATCTCCCGGTCGCCCCCGCCGTTCTGCCGGAAGGCCGCGATGACCTTGTCGTCCACCCGGTAGGAAGCCAGGGCGGTGAGCAGTGCGAGGTTGCCCGCCGGTCGGTCGGCCGGCGGCAGTTCCCGCAGCGGTGCGTCCAGCCAGGCCCGGCCGAGGCCGGGGTCGCCGCCGTCCCAGCGGGCCAGCTCGGCGGCCACCAGGTCCCGGACCGGCTCCGGCACCAGTTCGGCCGCTGTCAGCTCGACGGCCGCCGCGCTGCGGGCCAGCGCCGCGGCGATCCGCGGATCGGCCGCCGCCCAGCCCAGGTCCTTCGGCAGCGGTGCGTCGGGCAGTAGCGACAGCGACGTACCCGTTCGGGGCCTGGCCCGGACGGAGCTGCGCATCAGGCCGGTCAGCACCCGCAGCACGGGCCCCACCGCCCGGTCCGGGGCGTGCGGCGGCAGCGGTTGCGCGCCCAGGAAGACGTTGACCATCCGGTTGAGGTACTGGAGGCATAGCGCGGTCCCGGCCAGCTCCGGCATCAGTTCGGGTGCGAACGGCGGCCTGCCCGCCGAGCCGATCCACGCCGTCAACTGGTCCGGCGCCGTCCCGCCGCCGTCCGGTGCCGCCTTCGTGCCCCGCCCGGACGAAGTGGGCCGGGCAGTCAGGGAGTTGTGCATCGTGGAGTGCATGGTGGTGCAGAACGGGCACTGGTTGCCCCGGGACACGGCGGCGGCCACCGCTTCCTTTGCGGCCCGCGGTACCAGCCCGTCGACCAGCATGGTCTCGCGCAGCGTCATCCAGGAGGCAGCGAGCAGTTCCGGCACCGGGGCGTGCAGGGCGATGGGCGGGGCCAGCACCCCGAAGTCCCGTTCGAGCTCCCGGTAGACCCGGGCGGTGACGCCGGCCGCCTCACCGAACTGCACGGTCGCGATGTGCCGGACCTGGAGCAGGGACAGCCGCCTGAGCGGCGACTGGACGAGCAGTCTCGGGTCCTTCATGTGTCCGCTCCGGGATCCGGACCGGTGACGTCGCGCCGCGGTGGCTCCGCGTGGCCTTCAAACATCGGTGGCACTTCCCTCAGCTCCTCAGCGGATGTCCTTCGGTGCGCCAGTCAATCGTCACACCGATGCGGGGTTCCTCCTTCTTCATTCTTGCGGTCTGACGGCCGGTACCAAACGAGTTAGAGGCGCGGTCTGCCATCGGGTTCCGCCTCCGTGCGGCCGCACCACCGGGCCCCGCCGACGTTCCGGGCGGGGCCACGGTGACGGCACGCCCTAAGGAATGGGGAAGAACGCCCGGACAAAGCGTTCGAACATCCTGTCCCCGATGGTCCACCGCATCCGCGGCAGCAACCGGGACGGCATGCCGATCCGGTACCTGATCTTCGGGTTTTCGCTGGTCACCGCCTTCTCGATGACCTTCGCCACGGTCTCCGCGCGCACCGCCATCCGGCCGCGGCCGCTCGGCTTCTCCGTCTCCCGGTAGGCGCCGTGCCAGTCGACGAAGTACCGCCAGAAGTCGTCGTACACACCGCCCCGCTCCTGCCCGGACATCCCGAGGTCGGCGACCGACATCGGTACGAACCCGCCGAGCACCGGCGACGGTTCGACCAGCACCACCTTGATGCCGAACGTGTCCACCTCCAGGCGCAGCGAATCGCTGATGGCCTCCAGGGCGTGCTTGGTGGCCTGGTAGTAGCCGCGGCCCGGGGTGGCGAACTGACCGAAGATGGACGACATCATGACCACCCGGCCACTGCCCTGGGCCCGCATGCCGGGCAGCACGAGCTGAGTGAGCCGGCACAGTCCGAAGATGTTCGTTTCGAACTGGCGGCGCACCTCGTCCATCGGGGTCTCGCCGATGGTGCCGTTGAGGCTGTAGGCGGCGTTGTTGATCAGAGTGCCGACCGAGCCGTGCTCGGCGGTGATCTTGTCGACGACGGCCGTCATCGAATCCTCGTCGTTGACATCCAGTTGGAGGACCCGGATGCCCTCGGCCTCCAGCTCGGCCAGCGCCTCGGGCTGCCGCGCGGTCGCGTAGACCGGCCAGCCGGCCCGGTGCAGCCGCAGTGCCACGGCCTTTCCGGTGCCGGAGGATCTGCCGGTGCTCGACGACGCCCCGGTCAACAGGATCGCGCGCGAGGGGCTGTTCACCGGGGTTCTGCCAGCCGCTGCTCGGACACCGTGGCGTCCTCCGGCTGCGAGGCGATCCGGCTGCGGGCCACCGAGTCGCCGAGGCCCAGGCCGTCCACCAGGCGGTTGATGAAGGCGAACAGTGAAGCGGTGAACACCGCTTCCAGCATCTCCGCGTTGGTCCAGCCCGCGGCCTCGGTCCTGGCCCAGTCCTCGTCGGTGACCCGGAACGCACCCGTGCAGATCTGGGTGACCAGGCGCATGAGTTCCTTGGTGCGCTCGTCGATCGGCAGGTCCTCCACCGAGGCGGAGTCGGCGATCGCGTCGGTGAGTTTCTGGTCGCCGCCGAACTGGGCCAGGAACCAGTTGTGGGTGCCCACGCAGTACGGGCAGCCGTTGACCTTGGAGCTCCAGGCGGAGATCATCTCGCGGGTCGCACGCGGCAGCACGCCGTCGTTGAACACGCCGCCGTAGCCGGCGATCACGACCTCAAGCAGGTCGGGCCGGCTGGACACCAGGCGGAACATGTCCGGCACGAAGGGAATGCCCATCCGGGACTTGATCGCCTCGTACAGCTCCGCGGTCCTGCCCTGGGCTTCGTCCTCCCCCACCAGGGGGACGCGGACCGTGCTCAGCACATTCGGATCGGTCATGGATGATCACCTTTTCTTCCGATTGTGGGAGCCGCCCCGCGAACCAATTCAGAAAAACGGGAATATATCCGGGTCTGCTATCCGGCGGGTAATTGCGGCGTTGTTATCTCTCATGGTGGCAGGAATGGTGGCGGCGTCTCGCCTTTCAAATTGCCCTGCGTACGCCCGCCGGCGGGTCCTGGACCTGGACATACGGACGGCCGTTCCGGCGCGGCAGGCGCCGGAACGGCCGTCGGGGGAGGCCGGGCGGGTTCAGTTCACTCGGCGCGCAGCCAGTCCGCCAGCCGCTCACCGATCATGATCGAGGTGAGGTTGGTGTTGCAGTTGACGATGCTCGGCATCACCGAGGCGTCGGCCACGTACAGGCCCTCCACCCCGTGCACCCGCAGCTGTTCGTCCACCACTGCGCCCGCGTCGTCAGCGGTCCCCATGCGGGCCGTGCCCACCGGGTGGTAGCCGCTGTCCAGGCTCACCTTCACGTACTGCTCGACCATCGCGTCCTTCTCGATGAGCTTGTCGCTCAGCACGATGAAGCCGTCGCCCCGCGACGCGATCCCCGGGTGGTTGGCCAGCTCCCAGCAGGTCCGGACGCCCTGGACCATCTTCTCCAGGTCCCGTTCGGTGGAGAGGAAGTCGAGCTGGATGTCCGGCCCCGCCGCCGGGTCGGCCGAGGCCAGCCGCAGCCGGCCGACCGACTCCGGCTGCTGGTCCACCACCATCACACCGAAGATCATCGAAGCGCCGGCCAGCATCTGAAGCTCGGGGAAGAGCTCCAGGTCGAAGTGGTTGACCATGTAGTACTGCATGTCGTTGAAGTCGGTGGACCCCTTGGACGTGGTCCGCACCATGGACTGCAGGAACGGCACGTTCTCGTCCAGGGCCCCCTCCTTGGGCCGCATGAACACGCCGGTCCGCGGGTGGTCCATCAGGTGGGCGCCGACCCCGGGCCGGTCCAGCCGGACGTCGATCCCGAGCCTGGTCAGATCGTCGGCCGGGCCGATTCCCGAGCGCATCAGCAGCGTCGGGGTGTTGACCGCGCCGGCCGACAGAACGACCTTGTGCGCCCGAAGTTCCTCCGGCTGGCCGGCACCGGCCGAGACCAGGACGCCGACCGCGCGGTCGCCCTCGAAGAGCACTTCGTGCACCAGCGTCCCGCTGCGGATGGCCAGGTTCTCCCGTGCCCGTACCTCGCCCGTCAGGTACGCCATCGCCGTCGAGACCCGGAAGCGGGGGTCGCGCCGGTTGGACGGGATCGGGCCGATACCGGTCGCCTCGGGGTGGTTGTGGTCGGAGACCTCGGGGAATCCGGTCGCCAGGCTCGCTTCGGTGAAGGCGCGCTGCATGGTGGTCATCTCGTCCGGCTGGAACCTGCGGATCGGCACCGGGCCGCCCTTGCCGTGGTAGCGGCCCTCGAAGTTCAGGTCGTCCTCCAGCCGGCGGAAGTACGGCAGCACCTGCTCGTACGCCCACGCCGGGTTGCCCGCCGCCGCCCACTTGTCGTAGTTCTCGGGCACACCCCGCAGCGCGATGGTGGCCCCGACCGCGGACGAGCCGCCGGTGATCTTTCCTCGGGGGAAGAGGATGCGCCGGCCGTCCATGATCTCCGCGCGGTAGTGCCAGTCGTGCTTGCTCATCGACATGGCGTTGCCGTTGGTGATGTCGTGCGGGATGTCGGCCGGATCGGGAAAGTCCGGGCCCGCTTCGACGAGGAGCACCGAACGGGCCGGGTCCTCGCTCAGCCGGGCTGCGAGCGCCGCACCCGCGGAGCCCGATCCGACGATGATCGCGTCATACGTGTGCGTCATGGATGTAAACCTCGCCAGAGTGTGATTCGACAGGGTCCGATCTCACCCGAGTTTTACAGGTCGCCCGCATCCGGTCTTCTCCAAGACTGCTCAATGACCAGGGCCGTGGATATTCCCCGTACTGAAGGCGAGTGCTCCCTTCGAACCGTGGCAACGTCAGAGAAGCAGCCCTTGACGGGGTGGTAGATCCTCAAGTGCCAGGTACTGCGACAGTAATTTCGGAATTACATTCGCGATGGCCTCGGCCAGCCGTTCATTTCTCGTTCACGGGAGGGAATTGGGATGTCGTACCGACAGCGATTCCGCAGGCTCATACCAGGGGTGGTCACGATATTGGTGGCGACCTCGCTGTTCTTCGTCGTCCGTACATCGGTGTCCGCCGCGGGCGGTGAAGAGGCTGCTGCGGCGTACAAGTTCAAGGAAATGCCGATCGCGATGCCACCCGGATACGACTCGCAGCCGAAGAAGACGATCCGTGAGGTGAACCCTGCCTACGAGAAGATCCGCGCCTGGATCTCCTCGGTCGGCGCCAGCATCGCGGTCAACGATGTCACCGGCCACGGACTCGCCAACGGCATGTGCATCGTCGACACCCGTACCGACTCGGTCGTGGTCACCCACACCCCGACCGCTCCTACCGCCGACCGGTTCACCCCGTTCGTGCTGGACGGCAAGCCGCTGCCGATGGACGACGCCATGGCACCCACCGGCTGCACCCCCGGCGACTTCAACGGCGACGGCCGCAACGACTTCCTGGTCACCTACTGGGGACGCACTCCGGTGCTGTTCCTGGCGAAGTCCGACGCCAAGACCCCGTCCGCGTCCGCGTACGTCCCGCGCGAGGTCGTCGCCTCGCAGAGTCTCGACGGCAAGTACCACGGGCCGCGGTGGAACACCGACGCTGTCTACGTCGCCGACCTCGACGGCAGCGGCCACCCGTCGATGATCGTCGGGAACTACTTCCCGGACTCCGACGTGCTCGACCCGAACGGCCTCAACAACGTCGAGATGAACGACTCGCTGTCCAGCGCGAAGAACGCAGGCGGTGACCACGTGCTGCGCTGGTACAAGGGATCGGCCGGCACCAACCCGGACGTCTCCTTCGTCGAGGAGAAGGACGCCATCCCGTACGCCAACTCCACCGGCTGGACGCTGGCCATCTCCGGCGCCGACCTGACCGGCTCCGGGCTGCCCGACGTCTACATCGCCAACGACTTCGGCCACGGGCACCTGCTGCACAACCGTTCCACCCCCGGCAACATCCGCTTCACGGAGGCCAAGGGCGAGCGCACCCCGACGACGCCGAAGTCGTTCGTGCTCGGCAACGGCTCCTTCAAGGGCATGGGGGTCGACTTCGGTGACGTCGACAGCAACGGCAGCTTCGACATGATGGTCAGCAACATCACCGTCGCCTGGGGCCTGGAGGAGAGCAACTTCCTCTGGGTCAACCAGGCCGACAGCCCGGCCGCCGCGAAGGCCGAACTGCAGGACGGCATCGCCCCGTTCAAGCAGGAGGCGCAGAAGAACGGCGTCGCCTGGACCGGCTGGGGCTGGGACGCCAAGATGGGCGACTTCCTCAACAACGGCCAGCAGAACATCCTGCAGGCCGACGGCTTCGTCAAGGGCGACATCGACCGCTGGCCGTGGCTCCAGGAATTGGCCATGACCAACGACAACCTGCTCTCCAACCCCGCGATGTGGCCGCACGTCGGCCCCGGTGACGACCTGGCCGGCGACGAGGTGATGGCGTTCTATGCCCGGACCAGCAGCGGCAAGTACGCGAACGTGAGCAAGGAGCTCGGCCTCGACGTCCCGATCCCGACCCGTGCGATCGCCACCGCCGACACCACCGGCAGCGGCGCGCTGGACTTCGCGATAGCCCGCCAGTGGGGCCCTCCGGCGTTCTACGCCAACCAGGCCCCGAAGCTGGGCAAGGACCTGACACTGCGGCTGTACCGGCCCGCGCCGGACTCCACCGCTGGAGAGGGGCTGGCCGCGACCGGCTCGCCCGCGTACGGCACCACGGTGAGCATCACCACGCCGCAGGGGCGGCAGATTGCCCAGCTCGACGGCGGCGGCGGGCACGGAGGCTTCCGTAGCTTCGACGTGCGCTTCGGCCTCGACACCTACACCGGCCCGGTGAAAGCGCACTTCACGTGGCGCGACAGCGGGGGCGGCCTGCACACCAGGACCCAGCAGCTCTCCGCGGGCAGCCACACCCTCATGCTGACCGACGACATCCAGGAGGTGACGAGCCGATGACCGACAACCGTTCCCGGACTGTCGAGGCGGCTCCGCACGCCGCCCAGCCCCACACCGAGAAGAAGAAACCCAACCGGGATCCCCGCTACCTGGCACTGCGCAACTTCGCCATCTCCATGAGCGTGTTCAACATCCTGGGCTACACCCTGCTCGGCTTCGAGCAGCCCTGGCTGTGGCCGATCATCTGCGCGCCGTTCGCCTACGCGGTCGAGATGATGCTGGAGATGATCAGCGCCTGGGCCCAGAAGCGCCGGCCCCGCTTCCTGGGCGGCGGCTTCCGCAGGGTGTACGAGTTCCTGCTGCCCGCCCACATCACCGCGCTCGCGGTGAACATGCTGCTCTACGCCAACGACCTGCTGCTGCCCATCCTGCTCGGTGTCTTCATCGGCGTGGCCGGCAAACACGTCCTCCAGGCACCGATCAACGGCCGCATGCGGCACTACATGAACCCGTCCAACTTCGGTATCACCGTCTCGCTGCTCATGTTCGGCTCCTGGATCAGCATCGCCCCGCCGTACGAGTTCACCGAGAACGCGAACACGTTCTTCCGGGTCGGCATCCCGCTGGTCATCGCCACCGCGGGCACGGTCATCAACGCCATGCTCACCAAGCGGGTGCCGCTGATCGTCGGCTGGCTCGGCGGCTTCGTCATCCAGGCGGTGCTGCGCCACTTCATATGGGACGTGGCGATCTGGTCCGCGCTCGGGCCGATGAGCGGTGTCGCCTTCGTGCTCTTCACCAACTACATGATCACCGACCCCGGAACCACCCCCTCGAAGGGCCGCAACCAGTTCATGTTCGGCTCCTCTGTCGCCATGGTCTACGGGCTGCTGATGGTCTTCAACGTCGTGTACACCCTCTTCTTCGCCACCACGATCGTGTGTGCCGTCCGCGGTATCGGCTGGTGGGTCGCCCACGGTCTGCAACGGCGCCGGGGCAACGACGCGACGAGCGGCACGGTGGCGCAGCCCACCGATCCACAGCGCCTGGCCGGCAACGAGGTGGTGGCAGCATGACCGTAAGCGAACCGAGGCCCGTGACCACGGCCGAGAACGACGAGCGGGCACCCTCGGGCCGCATCGCGGTGGTCGGCATCGCCTGCCGCTACCCCGACGCCGAGAACCCCGAACAGCTCTGGCAGAACGTACTGGCGGGCCGCCGTGCCTTCCGTAAACTGCCTGACCAGCGGATGCGCGCCGAGGACTACTACTCACCCGACCCCACCGCGCCCGACCGCTTCTACAGCGCCAAGGCCGCGGTGATCGAGGGCTTCGAGTTCGACCGGGTCCGCTACCGGGTGGCGGGCAGCACCTTCCGCTCCACCGACATGACCCACTGGCTCGCCCTTGACACCGCGGCCCGCGCCCTGGAGGACGCCGGCTTCCCGTACGGCGAGGGGCTGACGGGCGTCAACACCGGCGTCATCATCGGCAACACCCTCACCGGGGAGTTCAGCCGGGCCAACCTGATGCGGCTGCGCTGGCCGTACGTCCGCCGCACCGTCGGCGCCGCGCTGCGCGAGCAGGACTGGGACGACGAGGCACTCACCGTGTTCCTCGACAGCCTCGAACAGCGCTACAAGAGTGCCTTCCCGCCCATCGGCGAGGACACCCTGGCCGGCGGCCTGGCCAACACCATCGCAGGCCGCATCTGCAACCACTTCGACTTCAAGGGCGGCGGTTTCACCGTCGACGGCGCCTGCTCGTCCTCGCTGCTGTCGGTCTCCACCGCGTGCGACGCGCTGGCCCGCGGCACTATGGACGTTGCCGTGGCCGGCGGCGTGGACCTGAGCATCGATCCCTTCGAGGTGATCGGCTTCGCCAAGACCGGCGCGCTCGCCACCGGCGAGATGCGGGTCTACGACAAGGGCGCCAACGGCTTCTGGCCCGGCGAGGGCTGCGGCATGCTGGTCCTGATGCGGGACGAGGACGCCCGCGCGCAGGGCCGGTTCCGCTACGCCACCGTCGCCGGCTGGGGCTACTCCTCCGACGGGAAGGGCGGCATAACCCGGCCCGAGGCCAGCGGTCACCGGCTCGCCATGCGACGCGCCTACCGCACGGCCGGCTTCGGCATCGAGACCATCGGCTACTTCGAGGGCCACGGCACCGGAACGGCCGTCGGTGACGCCACCGAACTGCGCGCCTTCTCCGAGGCCCGCCGCGCCGCCGGGGCCCCCGCCCCGGCCGCCCTGAGCACAGTCAAGGGCAACTTCGGCCACACCAAGGCGGCGGCCGGCGTCGCTGGGCTCCTCAAGGCGATCCTCGCGGTCCGCCACCAGGTGATCCCGCCCGCCACCAGCCATGTCGACCCGCATCCCGAACTCCTCGGCCCCGAGCCCGCGCTGCGGGTCCCCGACCGTGCCGAGCTGTGGCCCGAGGGCACGCCCATCCGGGCCGGGGTCTCCTCCATGGGCTTCGGCGGCATCAACGCCCACGTCGTGGTTGAGCACGCCGACGGCCTGCGGCGCAGCGCCGTGCCGAGCGTCACCCGCAAACTGGTCGCCTCCCGACAGGACGCCGAGCTGTTCCTGCTGGACGGCGCCGACCCGGAGGAACTGCGGGAGAAGGCGACCCACCTCGCGGAGTTCTGCGCCCAGCTGTCGTACGCCGAACTCGGCGACCTGGCAGCCACGCTCCAGGGCGAGCTGGACGGCCGGCCATTGCGCGCCGCAGTGCTCGTCGCCTCGCCCGAACAGGCCACCGAGCGGCTCACCGAGCTGGCCGGACAACTGGCCGCCGGAGTCCGCTCGCTGCTGGACACCCCGGGGGGTGTCTTCCTGGGCAGCGCCGGATCGGCCCCCCGGATCGGCTTCCTCTTCCCCGGCCAGGGCGCCGGAAAACGGGGCGACGGAGGCGCGCTGCGCCGCCGGTTCGCCGCCGTGGACGAGCTGTACGACCGGCTCTCGCTGCCCACCGACGGCGACCTGGTCGCCACCGACGTCGCCCAGCCCAGGATCGTGGCCGCCTCGGTCGCGGGCCTGCGCATCCTGGACATCCTCGGCATCGAGGCGGTCCGGGCCACCGGGCACAGCCTCG includes these proteins:
- a CDS encoding carboxymuconolactone decarboxylase, which produces MKDPRLLVQSPLRRLSLLQVRHIATVQFGEAAGVTARVYRELERDFGVLAPPIALHAPVPELLAASWMTLRETMLVDGLVPRAAKEAVAAAVSRGNQCPFCTTMHSTMHNSLTARPTSSGRGTKAAPDGGGTAPDQLTAWIGSAGRPPFAPELMPELAGTALCLQYLNRMVNVFLGAQPLPPHAPDRAVGPVLRVLTGLMRSSVRARPRTGTSLSLLPDAPLPKDLGWAAADPRIAAALARSAAAVELTAAELVPEPVRDLVAAELARWDGGDPGLGRAWLDAPLRELPPADRPAGNLALLTALASYRVDDKVIAAFRQNGGGDREILAVTSWAAQRAARRRSGQLLRDN
- a CDS encoding helix-turn-helix transcriptional regulator — its product is MQVAVERAIATMWDRYEEPLSLDEIANTAILSKFYFSRVFRNLTGTSPGRFLSVVRLHQAKSLLLETNLSVTEISYRVGYNSLGTFTSRFTRSVSHSPARYRALARAGLLAPSGGAATGPQQLLDGCRPASELEGTIRLPGTAQPVRIYVGAFRESIVQGRPTACAILDGPGSFSLRLPEGAWYIRAAVLAMDDPPPPLGQRRPLLVASSQVLNVRRDQDTRVNLTGRPLTPLDLPILLALPELDFSGLPKAGGAPFPLPAITGT
- a CDS encoding SDR family NAD(P)-dependent oxidoreductase → MNSPSRAILLTGASSSTGRSSGTGKAVALRLHRAGWPVYATARQPEALAELEAEGIRVLQLDVNDEDSMTAVVDKITAEHGSVGTLINNAAYSLNGTIGETPMDEVRRQFETNIFGLCRLTQLVLPGMRAQGSGRVVMMSSIFGQFATPGRGYYQATKHALEAISDSLRLEVDTFGIKVVLVEPSPVLGGFVPMSVADLGMSGQERGGVYDDFWRYFVDWHGAYRETEKPSGRGRMAVRAETVAKVIEKAVTSENPKIRYRIGMPSRLLPRMRWTIGDRMFERFVRAFFPIP
- a CDS encoding SDR family NAD(P)-dependent oxidoreductase; amino-acid sequence: MLVCVTGGTGFLGSHTVAALAAGGARIRLLVRDPLRLAPALGPLGIDPDTVETVTGDVADEAAAARAVRGADAVIHLGSVYSFDRRRRDDITRTNVAGTEAVLKAAVRAGTGTVLYVSTVGALIPTTESELRAESPVGNPVEPYLASKAACETFARRHQDDGAPVHIVYPPALLGPDDPRLGDQTGRLRDALRGLMPLWPTGGFPLGDVRDTAAVLGGLALGPPPDKPVRVFGPNRYVTTADYLTELRAATGRRLTTLRLPGRAMLPAARVADEVQRWWPWHIPAEFGAAYTCVHAVPVARSATADVPTARPVATTMADTARWLHRAGLLTRRQAGTAGERSGS
- a CDS encoding maleylpyruvate isomerase family mycothiol-dependent enzyme; protein product: MTAAGTGHEPAEQYHAYRRTRKNITGLVTRTPDTAAAGVPACPDWTVRDLIGHLVHICESFVALEDNQIDLRPSEGVDLTGLLDRWDALDSELREALDRTPELRRRILLLDVFSHEMDLRVGLGETVAPSGHPAFPGALDLATMGFGLALHGGNLPALRIDTPERDWVVGEGAPVATVHGPAFDVFRSLTGRRTRHQIEDLRWSGDPSVTWMPAFAWGPFAPPANEVEPVRGF
- a CDS encoding carboxymuconolactone decarboxylase family protein, with the translated sequence MTDPNVLSTVRVPLVGEDEAQGRTAELYEAIKSRMGIPFVPDMFRLVSSRPDLLEVVIAGYGGVFNDGVLPRATREMISAWSSKVNGCPYCVGTHNWFLAQFGGDQKLTDAIADSASVEDLPIDERTKELMRLVTQICTGAFRVTDEDWARTEAAGWTNAEMLEAVFTASLFAFINRLVDGLGLGDSVARSRIASQPEDATVSEQRLAEPR